In the Apteryx mantelli isolate bAptMan1 chromosome 1, bAptMan1.hap1, whole genome shotgun sequence genome, one interval contains:
- the LOC106490634 gene encoding lymphotactin-like produces the protein MTIYKPHERGLMLITFFSALMKKPPAMKLHAAAILVIFWLGIFTVNTVRGSAGSQPMRKYTCVSLSTQKLDIRKLVSYEKHQVPVNAVMFITAKGIRICVHPDQKWVQAAIKKIDQKRSTKGK, from the exons ATGACAATATATAAACCCCATGAAAGGGGGCTCATGTTAATCACTTTCTTCTCAGCCTTGATGAAGAAGCCACCAGCAATGAAACTCCACGCCGCAGCTATCCTGGTCATCTTTTGGCTTGGCATCTTCACTGTGAACACAGTGAGAG GGAGTGCTGGAAGTCAGCCTATGCGCAAATACACATGTGTAAGCCTATCCACACAGAAACTGGACATCAGAAAGCTTGTCAGCTATGAAAAGCACCAAGTTCCAGTAAATGCTGTCAT GTTTATCACCGCAAAAGGCATCAGGATCTGCGTACACCCTGACCAGAAATGGGTACAGGCTGCTATAAAGAAAATAGACCAGAAACGTAGTACCAAAGGCAAATAA